A window of Diabrotica virgifera virgifera chromosome 9, PGI_DIABVI_V3a contains these coding sequences:
- the LOC126890944 gene encoding matrix metalloproteinase-18-like, giving the protein MHINKVVLLIATSISFCLGGNFTETNAVSWLEQYGYITTSETASTDITETLEQFQERYNLPVDGKLNKETMELMQKPRCTQGDNAYAVKSAWKKFDIKWYFPQATPQALTVTKRVFEIWEEASKFKFTYLRIPDPNPDITITVVPKQHYFRYNCQGNDECPFKFTSGILAHSYFPPTSGCIEIHMNSNLTWDFSLNSTAEGRTNFFAVLLHEVGHALGLAHSSDKKAVMYPFYETFPSHITDDDKRGLEKLYGHKSKSASIPTQPRSSSPTTTERSRTTTAARTNKSKQNIITNVCELEYPDLIFLAYAPSFPTYRMYIVSKDLVWKYDLNNEKMPTNAEQFIRYFPRGITNVTHVFQSSNGDMIGVSRNRIYAAAFPSLRIHTDNMVPEINNARSINGLFQTNSGKKFVCFDGSFIEFNDKDIISRGRISDVFPGIPNDITSAFNYIDGHIYFLKHNVYYKFNEFTRSVIEKGTFNWNMLGIPCPDNGLIKQLKSLLSKVNLFYE; this is encoded by the coding sequence ATGCATATCAATAAAGTTGTTCTGCTCATCGCAACCAGCATAAGTTTTTGCTTAGGTGGAAATTTTACTGAGACAAATGCAGTGTCATGGCTAGAACAATATGGTTACATCACCACAAGTGAAACTGCCAGTACTGATATTACTGAAACACTAGAACAGTTTCAAGAAAGATATAATTTACCGGTAGATgggaaattaaataaagaaacgATGGAGTTAATGCAGAAACCACGATGTACACAAGGAGACAATGCTTACGCTGTAAAATCAGCATGgaaaaaatttgatataaaatggtattttccaCAAGCAACCCCTCAAGCTTTGACAGTCACTAAAAGAGTATTTGAAATATGGGAAGAAGCATCAAAATTTAAGTTTACTTATCTGAGAATCCCAGATCCAAATCCGGATATAACTATAACAGTAGTTCCAAAACAGCACTATTTTCGATACAATTGTCAGGGTAACGACGAATGTCCTTTTAAATTTACAAGTGGTATATTAGCACATTCTTATTTTCCACCTACATCTGGGTGCATAGAAATTCATATGAATAGCAATCTAACATGGGATTTCAGTTTAAATTCTACAGCAGAAGGTCGAACAAATTTCTTTGCAGTCCTTCTCCATGAAGTTGGTCACGCTTTAGGTTTAGCACACAGTAGCGATAAGAAGGCTGTAATGTATCCCTTTTATGAAACCTTTCCTTCTCACATAACTGATGATGATAAAAGAGGCTTAGAAAAGTTATATGGACATAAAAGTAAATCTGCATCTATTCCAACTCAACCTAGGAGTAGTTCACCAACTACAACAGAAAGATCTAGGACAACCACAGCAGCTAGGACTAATAAATCAAAGCAAAATATAATAACGAATGTATGTGAATTGGAATATCCAGATTTAATATTTTTAGCGTATGCTCCATCATTTCCAACATACCGAATGTATATAGTAAGTAAGGATCTGGTATGGAAATATGACTTAAATAATGAAAAGATGCCCACCAATGCTGAACAATTTATAAGATACTTTCCAAGGGGAATTACGAACGTGACACATGTTTTTCAAAGTTCCAATGGAGATATGATTGGTGTAAGCAGAAATCGTATATATGCAGCAGCATTTCCTAGCTTAAGAATTCATACAGATAACATGGTACCTGAAATCAATAACGCAAGAAGTATTAACGGTTTATTCCAAACAAATTCAggaaaaaaatttgtttgttttgatGGTTCATTTATTGAATTTAATGATAAAGACATTATCTCAAGAGGACGCATAAGTGACGTTTTTCCAGGAATACCAAATGATATTACATCAGCATTTAATTACATCGATGGACATATATATTTCTTAAAGCACAACGTCTATTACAAGTTTAATGAATTTACAAGAAGTGTCATTGAAAAAGGTACTTTTAATTGGAATATGTTGGGGATCCCTTGTCCTGATAATGGATTAATAAAACAACTGAAATCCTTATTATCTAAAGTaaatttattttatgaataa